One Catillopecten margaritatus gill symbiont DNA window includes the following coding sequences:
- the ttrB gene encoding Tetrathionate reductase subunit B: protein MSNQLNRRDFIKNTGIATAGVATIASGISLTTFAGANDNPVTNEKRWGMLVDTNKLTESDIGDMVSACQEENGWGDETHSTGEQKPNWIRKVKIKDKATGKIDALPMMCQHCEQPPCVDVCPTNASMKREDGIVLVDRHLCIGCRYCMMACPYDSRSFVHEDLSNQKEHMPRGKGTVEACTMCVHLVDKGEVPACAAAVDSDAVIFGDLYDANSKINQTLKKVQSTQIRADLNLNTGVRYSGI, encoded by the coding sequence ATGAGTAATCAATTAAATCGTCGTGATTTTATTAAAAACACAGGTATTGCAACCGCAGGTGTGGCAACCATTGCCAGTGGCATTAGTTTAACAACTTTTGCGGGTGCTAACGATAACCCAGTAACCAATGAAAAGCGTTGGGGCATGTTGGTTGACACCAATAAGTTAACTGAATCTGATATTGGAGATATGGTTAGTGCCTGCCAAGAAGAAAATGGTTGGGGTGATGAAACACACTCTACAGGCGAGCAAAAACCAAATTGGATCAGAAAAGTTAAAATTAAAGACAAAGCGACAGGCAAAATTGACGCACTGCCAATGATGTGTCAACATTGCGAACAACCGCCCTGTGTTGATGTGTGTCCAACCAATGCCTCAATGAAACGAGAAGATGGTATTGTTTTGGTTGACAGACATTTATGTATCGGTTGTCGTTATTGTATGATGGCTTGCCCTTACGATTCTCGTTCATTTGTGCATGAGGATTTAAGTAATCAAAAAGAACATATGCCACGAGGCAAAGGCACAGTTGAAGCGTGCACAATGTGCGTGCACCTCGTTGATAAAGGCGAAGTGCCAGCTTGTGCAGCAGCCGTTGATAGTGATGCGGTTATTTTTGGTGATTTGTATGATGCCAATAGCAAAATCAATCAAACCCTTAAAAAAGTTCAAAGCACTCAAATCAGAGCAGATTTAAATCTGAATACTGGCGTGCGTTATAGCGGGATTTAA
- a CDS encoding Ferredoxin--NADP reductase, with translation MQKNPYGKIEKGENHTFRMFKDEGDDLGSVPWSQKIFQNDTSHKCPTYVSQTPPCQGSCPSGHNIRGWLDIVRGMEKPSGDMSWQEYAFRRSTDANPFPSIMGRVCPAPCEDGCNRNEVEDTVGINAVEQFIGDNAKEQGYKFEINAKDTGKKVAIIGGGCGGLAAALQLRKQGHSVTVFEKYEQLGGMMMYGIPDYRVPRDVLQYEIDRILETGVETKMNTKVGVDISMEELEKDYDAVLFAIGAMSGRMLPIPGGDATNCVSGVAFLEAYNQGRLKHITGKVICIGGGDTSIDVVSVARRLGNIENTADKDRPERVIFDDTAHDVVDTSKRLGADVLLTTRSTIENMPAAQEEIDDANREGVEIQGQLQPVEVIKDAEGRATALRFVRLEDDGKTTIEGSEFDVECELIVPAIGQGVDSEGMDDSFFNEHGFIDADKNFQVPNKPGFFVCGDVVRPHLLTTAIGQAGIVAESIGDYLNGDNQKARNKVDVHYFDLMSKLNEWDLAPSDYEKNAGLGEGTDTAEYAVHNYEDRSFASIIPHTELFLGHFDNEARNARNHKLVDVDNVLGNFDERLIGYNEEEAQAEAGRCMSCGLCFECDNCVMYCPQDAVFKVKKDQATLGRYVDTDYDKCVGCHICADVCPTGYIQMGLGE, from the coding sequence ATGCAAAAAAATCCATACGGAAAAATTGAAAAAGGCGAAAACCACACATTCAGAATGTTTAAGGACGAAGGCGATGATTTGGGATCGGTACCTTGGAGTCAAAAGATTTTCCAAAATGACACTTCACACAAGTGTCCTACCTATGTTAGTCAAACTCCGCCTTGTCAAGGTTCTTGTCCTTCTGGCCACAATATTCGTGGTTGGTTAGACATTGTTCGTGGCATGGAAAAACCTTCTGGCGATATGTCATGGCAGGAATATGCATTCCGTCGTTCAACAGACGCTAATCCATTCCCATCCATTATGGGTCGTGTTTGCCCTGCCCCTTGTGAAGATGGTTGTAACCGTAACGAAGTTGAGGATACTGTTGGCATTAACGCAGTAGAGCAATTTATTGGCGATAATGCTAAAGAACAAGGCTACAAATTTGAAATTAACGCTAAAGATACAGGCAAGAAAGTAGCCATTATCGGTGGCGGTTGCGGTGGTTTAGCCGCAGCATTGCAGTTACGCAAACAAGGTCATAGCGTTACCGTATTTGAAAAATACGAGCAATTAGGCGGGATGATGATGTACGGTATTCCTGACTATCGTGTGCCTCGTGATGTATTGCAATACGAAATTGACCGTATTCTTGAGACGGGTGTTGAAACTAAAATGAATACCAAAGTTGGCGTTGACATTTCTATGGAAGAATTAGAAAAAGACTATGACGCTGTTTTATTTGCCATCGGTGCAATGAGTGGTCGTATGTTGCCAATTCCTGGTGGTGATGCAACGAACTGTGTATCGGGTGTTGCCTTCCTTGAAGCCTACAACCAAGGTCGTTTAAAGCACATCACGGGTAAAGTAATTTGTATTGGTGGTGGTGATACTTCTATCGATGTTGTTTCAGTTGCCCGTCGTTTGGGTAATATCGAAAACACGGCTGACAAGGACCGTCCTGAACGAGTGATTTTTGATGACACGGCACACGATGTGGTTGATACTTCTAAACGATTAGGTGCGGATGTGTTGTTAACAACCCGTTCTACCATTGAAAATATGCCTGCGGCACAAGAAGAAATTGATGATGCAAATCGTGAAGGCGTTGAAATTCAAGGTCAATTGCAGCCAGTAGAAGTGATTAAAGATGCAGAAGGTCGTGCAACGGCATTGCGTTTTGTGCGTTTAGAAGATGACGGCAAAACAACAATCGAAGGCTCTGAATTTGATGTTGAGTGTGAACTAATCGTTCCTGCGATTGGTCAAGGCGTTGACTCTGAAGGAATGGACGATTCGTTCTTTAATGAGCATGGCTTTATTGATGCCGACAAAAACTTCCAAGTGCCAAACAAACCTGGTTTTTTCGTTTGTGGTGATGTGGTTCGTCCACACTTGTTGACCACAGCGATTGGCCAAGCAGGTATTGTTGCTGAAAGTATTGGCGACTACCTAAATGGTGACAACCAAAAAGCGCGTAACAAAGTCGATGTGCATTACTTTGACCTTATGTCAAAACTGAATGAGTGGGACTTAGCCCCCTCAGATTACGAAAAAAATGCGGGTTTAGGCGAAGGCACAGACACAGCAGAATATGCAGTGCATAACTACGAAGACCGTTCGTTTGCCTCTATCATTCCCCACACAGAATTATTCTTAGGACATTTTGACAACGAAGCGCGTAATGCGCGTAACCATAAATTGGTGGATGTTGACAATGTATTGGGTAACTTCGATGAACGATTAATCGGTTATAACGAAGAAGAAGCACAAGCAGAAGCAGGGCGTTGTATGTCTTGTGGCTTATGTTTTGAGTGTGATAACTGTGTAATGTATTGTCCACAAGATGCGGTATTCAAGGTCAAGAAAGACCAAGCAACTTTAGGTCGTTATGTTGACACGGACTATGACAAGTGTGTTGGTTGTCATATCTGTGCCGATGTTTGTCCGACGGGTTATATCCAAATGGGATTAGGCGAGTAA
- the tusE_2 gene encoding Sulfurtransferase TusE translates to MAEICGADVDEEGFLVNLGDWTKEIAVEMAKGDDIELSEEHWDVINFLRDYFEEYQIAPAVRVLTKAIGKQFGKEKGNSKYLYSLFPYGPGKQGCRFAGLPKPTGCI, encoded by the coding sequence ATGGCTGAAATATGTGGAGCAGATGTAGATGAAGAAGGTTTCTTGGTAAACCTAGGTGATTGGACTAAAGAAATTGCTGTAGAAATGGCAAAAGGTGACGATATTGAGTTATCTGAAGAGCATTGGGATGTGATTAATTTCCTACGCGATTACTTTGAAGAGTACCAAATCGCACCAGCGGTTCGTGTATTGACCAAAGCAATTGGCAAGCAGTTCGGTAAAGAAAAAGGCAACTCTAAGTACCTTTATTCTTTATTCCCTTACGGTCCTGGTAAGCAAGGTTGTCGCTTCGCCGGTCTTCCAAAGCCAACGGGTTGTATCTAA
- the tusB gene encoding Protein TusB yields MLHTVNKSVFERNSLQSCVNTIDDSSVILLIEDGVISAANNTKSSVLADLAAEGRVYALQGDVDARGISSKVADNIQLVDYEGFVDLVVEHGTAVSWL; encoded by the coding sequence ATGTTACATACAGTAAACAAATCAGTTTTTGAGCGTAATTCACTACAGTCTTGTGTTAATACCATTGACGACAGTAGCGTTATTTTACTCATCGAAGACGGCGTAATTTCCGCTGCAAATAACACAAAATCTTCAGTGCTTGCCGATTTGGCAGCCGAGGGTCGCGTGTATGCATTGCAGGGTGATGTGGACGCAAGAGGAATTTCATCAAAAGTCGCAGACAACATTCAATTGGTTGACTATGAAGGTTTTGTTGATTTAGTTGTAGAACACGGAACTGCGGTTTCGTGGCTATAA